One Elusimicrobiota bacterium DNA window includes the following coding sequences:
- a CDS encoding acyltransferase, whose translation MKIYKSHGSGKFSKKDFKKIGKNVVFERGVLVFHPENIEIGNNVYIGHNVFLKGYYKNLMKIGSNTWIGQSSFLHSGGGLIIGNFVGIGPFVKIITLQHVIDKDISRPIITREQIYEETILEDNCDIGTGSIILPGVKIGKGSVVGAGSVVTKDVSSYSIVAGVPAKLLRKRK comes from the coding sequence ATGAAAATCTATAAAAGTCACGGATCTGGAAAATTCAGTAAAAAAGATTTTAAGAAAATTGGGAAAAATGTTGTTTTTGAAAGAGGCGTCTTAGTATTTCATCCGGAAAACATTGAGATTGGTAATAATGTTTATATAGGACACAATGTTTTCTTAAAAGGATATTATAAAAACCTGATGAAAATAGGTAGTAATACATGGATAGGACAAAGCTCATTTCTACATAGTGGTGGAGGGTTAATAATAGGAAATTTTGTTGGTATTGGCCCGTTTGTAAAGATTATTACCCTTCAACATGTAATTGATAAAGACATATCACGTCCAATCATTACACGGGAACAAATTTACGAGGAGACCATACTGGAAGACAACTGTGACATTGGAACCGGATCCATTATCCTGCCAGGAGTCAAAATTGGCAAAGGCAGTGTTGTAGGTGCTGGTAGTGTTGTAACAAAAGATGTGTCGTCTTATTCAATAGTTGCAGGGGTTCCTGCTAAACTTTTACGGAAAAGAAAATGA
- a CDS encoding DegT/DnrJ/EryC1/StrS family aminotransferase has product MIREKIPISIPDLSRKEESAVVNVIRSKWISQGKLVEHFEQMIKEFVGAKYALAVNSCTSALHISLLSLGINDWDEVIVPSFTFIATVNSVVNAKATPVFVDIDLNTYNIDHTKIEKTITKKTKAIMPVHQIGLPAEMEHISKIAKKYNLHIIEDAACALGTEYHGMKIGSISELTCFSFHPRKIITTGEGGMITTNNKDIYEKLISLRSHGISTSGKYNIAGFNYRMTDIQAAIGIQQMKKIRHLIDRRIELARRYNESLNKIEYIITPYIPENVKHIYQSYIIRIKQNSPKARDELMKELQKKGIATRKILAAHLEPYYQKKIGEKKLPVTELCNKDTLLLPIYPSMSLKKQDYIIENIRKFLC; this is encoded by the coding sequence ATGATAAGAGAAAAGATACCAATATCAATTCCGGATTTATCACGAAAAGAAGAAAGTGCAGTAGTAAACGTCATTAGGTCTAAATGGATATCTCAAGGAAAATTGGTTGAACATTTTGAGCAGATGATCAAAGAATTTGTAGGTGCAAAATATGCTTTAGCAGTTAACTCCTGTACATCAGCATTGCATATATCATTATTATCATTGGGGATAAATGACTGGGATGAAGTTATCGTGCCATCTTTTACCTTTATTGCAACTGTAAATAGTGTTGTTAATGCAAAAGCGACACCCGTTTTTGTAGATATTGATTTAAATACTTATAACATTGATCACACCAAAATCGAAAAGACTATAACAAAAAAAACAAAAGCAATTATGCCTGTGCATCAAATTGGTCTGCCTGCAGAAATGGAACACATCTCTAAAATAGCGAAAAAATATAATCTACATATAATCGAAGACGCAGCATGTGCTCTTGGAACAGAATACCATGGAATGAAAATAGGTTCAATAAGTGAATTGACATGTTTTAGCTTCCATCCGCGAAAAATAATCACAACCGGTGAAGGAGGAATGATCACAACCAATAACAAAGATATATATGAAAAACTAATATCGCTTAGGTCACATGGGATATCAACTTCTGGCAAATATAATATTGCTGGATTTAATTACAGAATGACTGATATTCAAGCAGCAATAGGAATCCAACAGATGAAAAAAATAAGACATTTAATAGATAGAAGAATAGAACTAGCAAGGAGATATAATGAATCTTTAAACAAAATAGAGTATATAATTACACCATATATTCCAGAAAATGTTAAACATATTTATCAGTCTTATATAATCCGAATAAAACAAAACTCTCCAAAAGCAAGAGACGAATTAATGAAAGAATTACAAAAGAAAGGGATTGCTACACGTAAGATATTAGCAGCACATTTAGAGCCATACTATCAGAAAAAAATTGGAGAAAAAAAACTCCCTGTTACTGAATTATGCAATAAAGATACATTACTGCTTCCTATCTATCCGTCAATGAGCCTAAAAAAACAGGACTATATCATAGAAAACATAAGAAAATTTCTATGCTAA
- the asnB gene encoding asparagine synthase (glutamine-hydrolyzing): protein MRGIYGIVNFEKKNPVEQNEIKVPLDLMTHCGTDDEGVFLDRYVGLGIKRLKIIDLQGGHQPIFNETGDIVIVYNGEIYNYLELREDLQKKGHQFYTKSDTEVIVHLYEDSGVNCVKKLNGMFVFAIWDKKKEELFIARDRIGIKPLFYSIFNGCLYFASEIKSILAEKTISKEIDNQALINYFSFYYISAPWTIFKYIRRLYPGHYIILKNGKIEIKQYWDFKFIPEQNNIQEVISQIKNTLLNSVKRHLQSEVPLGVFLSSGLDSTSIVAMMSKLKYLTKTYTIGYENGKSYNELEEAKLVAKKYNTEHYDCILKPNQVEEFLPEMIKHLAEPHGDWTHIAFYYLSKQSKKDITVVLSGAGGDELFGGYPTLTASKIALFYKKLPKPIKKFIKFVTNKLPASYERLPFDQKAKLFVAGADLPSEKAHLRYKEIFADDERQKLLYNIFQYNPFDVYKQHLENVTTEEVINRLLYLDLKVFHPDCTLHVADMATMMNSQECRVPFLDMEMIQLSEKISLNLKLHGLTTKYILRKALKEYLPSKIAKMPKKGLAMPTSFWLQKELKGFVDSIFSEAEKKNRDMFNFNYIKQLQKEHLEYKKDNTRKLTCLISFFLWQKYYQ, encoded by the coding sequence ATGCGCGGGATATACGGAATTGTAAACTTTGAGAAAAAAAATCCGGTTGAACAAAATGAAATAAAAGTGCCACTGGATTTAATGACACACTGTGGGACTGACGATGAAGGAGTTTTCCTTGATAGGTATGTTGGACTTGGTATTAAGCGGCTTAAAATAATTGACTTGCAAGGCGGACATCAGCCGATATTCAATGAAACCGGTGATATTGTGATTGTTTATAACGGTGAAATCTATAATTACTTGGAACTTCGTGAAGACCTGCAAAAAAAAGGACATCAATTCTATACAAAATCTGATACGGAAGTTATAGTACATCTGTACGAGGATTCAGGTGTCAACTGCGTAAAAAAATTAAACGGGATGTTTGTATTTGCAATCTGGGATAAAAAAAAAGAAGAATTATTTATAGCAAGAGACCGGATAGGCATAAAACCTCTTTTTTATTCTATTTTTAACGGTTGTTTATATTTTGCTTCGGAAATCAAATCGATTCTGGCAGAGAAAACAATCTCTAAAGAAATAGATAATCAAGCATTAATAAACTATTTTTCTTTTTATTATATATCTGCACCATGGACAATTTTTAAATATATAAGGCGACTTTATCCCGGACATTATATAATATTAAAAAATGGAAAAATAGAAATAAAACAATACTGGGATTTTAAATTCATACCAGAGCAAAATAATATACAAGAAGTTATATCCCAAATAAAAAATACACTGCTAAATTCAGTAAAAAGACATCTCCAAAGTGAAGTTCCATTGGGAGTATTTTTGTCAAGCGGTCTGGATTCAACTTCAATTGTAGCAATGATGTCAAAACTTAAATATTTGACGAAAACATATACTATTGGTTATGAAAATGGAAAAAGTTATAACGAACTTGAAGAAGCAAAACTGGTTGCAAAAAAATATAACACCGAACATTATGATTGTATATTAAAACCAAATCAGGTTGAAGAGTTTTTACCTGAAATGATAAAACATCTTGCAGAACCACACGGCGATTGGACACATATCGCTTTTTATTACCTGTCTAAACAATCAAAAAAAGATATCACGGTTGTTCTTTCAGGTGCAGGTGGTGATGAACTTTTTGGTGGCTATCCGACATTAACTGCATCAAAGATTGCCTTATTCTATAAAAAATTACCGAAACCTATCAAAAAATTTATAAAATTTGTTACCAATAAACTACCGGCTTCATATGAGCGATTGCCGTTTGACCAAAAAGCAAAATTATTTGTAGCCGGTGCTGATTTACCATCTGAAAAGGCACATCTAAGGTATAAAGAAATTTTTGCTGATGACGAACGACAAAAACTTTTGTATAATATATTCCAATACAATCCATTTGATGTCTATAAACAACATCTTGAAAATGTTACAACCGAAGAAGTAATTAATAGGTTGCTATATCTTGACTTAAAGGTCTTTCATCCCGACTGCACACTTCATGTAGCAGATATGGCAACAATGATGAACTCGCAGGAATGCCGTGTGCCATTTCTTGATATGGAAATGATACAACTATCAGAAAAAATTTCGCTTAACTTAAAATTACATGGTCTTACAACAAAATATATTTTACGAAAAGCATTGAAAGAATATTTACCATCAAAAATTGCAAAAATGCCAAAAAAGGGACTCGCTATGCCAACATCGTTTTGGTTGCAAAAAGAACTGAAAGGTTTTGTTGATAGTATTTTTTCAGAAGCAGAGAAAAAAAACAGAGATATGTTCAATTTCAACTATATCAAGCAACTCCAAAAAGAACATTTAGAATATAAAAAAGATAATACCCGAAAATTAACCTGTTTGATTTCGTTTTTTCTGTGGCAAAAATATTATCAATAA
- a CDS encoding Gfo/Idh/MocA family oxidoreductase encodes MKNIAIVGCGYWGKNLVRNFYKLGVLKTICDIDEKLLTKLNKVYPDITCTNDFQRILTDSNINGIVISTSAISHYELTKKSLECGKNVLVEKPFTTQLIDAEELTEMAEKKKIILMVGFTFLYNAAVRKIKEIIDSGELGEIYYVYSQRLNLGIVRKDVNVWWNLAPHDVSIINYWLNQKAKSVHGFGVSFIQNGIEDVVSANIKFEKVPTAFIHVSWLDPHKIRQMTVVGSKKMVIYDDVSLDMKVQIYDKGIDRFEDFQTFGQFQLIHRAGDIHIPKIDFREPLEIEAAHFTDCISENKEPLTSAKKALPVVQILEAVQNSIKQGKIINL; translated from the coding sequence ATGAAAAATATTGCTATTGTTGGATGCGGTTACTGGGGTAAAAATCTGGTGAGAAATTTCTATAAACTTGGTGTGCTAAAAACGATATGTGACATTGACGAAAAACTGTTAACCAAACTCAACAAAGTTTATCCTGATATAACTTGTACAAATGATTTTCAAAGAATACTAACTGACAGTAATATAAACGGGATTGTAATTTCAACTTCTGCTATTTCACATTATGAATTAACAAAAAAATCTTTAGAATGTGGAAAAAATGTTCTGGTTGAAAAACCATTTACAACACAACTTATAGATGCAGAAGAATTAACCGAAATGGCAGAAAAGAAAAAAATAATTCTGATGGTGGGTTTTACATTCCTTTATAACGCAGCGGTTAGAAAAATAAAAGAAATTATTGATTCCGGTGAATTAGGTGAAATCTATTATGTCTATTCTCAACGATTAAATCTTGGTATCGTAAGAAAAGATGTAAATGTGTGGTGGAATCTTGCACCGCACGATGTTTCTATAATCAATTACTGGCTAAATCAGAAAGCGAAATCTGTTCACGGTTTTGGAGTCTCGTTTATCCAGAATGGTATTGAAGATGTCGTATCCGCAAATATAAAGTTTGAAAAAGTGCCTACGGCCTTTATTCATGTCTCATGGCTTGACCCTCACAAAATCAGACAGATGACCGTTGTTGGAAGTAAAAAAATGGTAATCTATGACGATGTCTCGTTAGATATGAAGGTTCAGATTTATGATAAAGGTATAGACAGATTTGAAGATTTCCAGACATTCGGGCAGTTTCAGTTGATTCACCGTGCAGGCGACATCCACATTCCTAAAATAGATTTCAGGGAACCGCTGGAAATTGAGGCGGCGCATTTCACTGATTGCATCAGCGAGAACAAAGAGCCACTGACATCAGCAAAAAAAGCTCTGCCTGTTGTGCAAATTTTAGAGGCAGTTCAGAATTCAATTAAACAGGGTAAAATAATAAATTTATAG
- a CDS encoding glycosyltransferase family 2 protein — MYKEYKIALVIPARNEEKLILPTLQSVPDYIDKIYVINDGSTDKTSELVKKYHDKRVELFEHEKNIGPGAAIITGYKKAIEENFDIVAVCGGDNQMPLDQIKNLLDPLIDGTADYTKGNRFLESGEKLSDMPITRVIGNTIISLLTKIASGYYKIFDVVDGFTAISKKALHTIDWDKAWKKYGYPMDFLVRLNVHKFRVMDVSRRAIYLEGVRQSQIKGLPYALRVSPMLLRNFFYRLYKRYLIGDFHPLIFMYITGMVLLFMGLLTGSYIIIAKIQGAVLTGATAVLTALLLITGGQLFLFGMLFDMLESK, encoded by the coding sequence ATGTATAAAGAATACAAAATAGCACTCGTAATACCTGCAAGAAATGAAGAAAAACTGATACTACCAACACTACAGAGTGTGCCTGATTATATAGATAAAATCTATGTAATTAATGACGGTTCTACTGATAAAACATCTGAACTTGTCAAAAAATATCACGACAAACGAGTTGAATTATTTGAGCATGAAAAGAATATCGGACCGGGTGCTGCAATAATCACTGGCTATAAAAAAGCAATTGAAGAAAATTTTGATATTGTAGCGGTTTGCGGTGGTGACAACCAGATGCCATTAGACCAAATTAAGAACCTACTTGATCCTTTAATTGATGGTACTGCCGACTATACAAAAGGCAACAGGTTCCTTGAAAGCGGGGAAAAACTTTCAGATATGCCAATAACACGGGTCATTGGGAATACAATTATTTCATTGCTTACAAAAATTGCATCGGGTTATTATAAAATTTTTGATGTTGTTGATGGCTTTACAGCAATCAGCAAAAAAGCACTTCATACAATTGATTGGGATAAGGCATGGAAAAAATACGGCTACCCGATGGATTTTCTCGTGCGGTTGAATGTGCATAAGTTTCGGGTTATGGACGTTTCCCGACGAGCAATCTATCTTGAAGGCGTAAGACAATCTCAAATAAAAGGGCTCCCATATGCTTTACGCGTATCCCCAATGTTATTGAGAAACTTTTTCTATCGGTTATACAAAAGATATCTAATTGGTGATTTCCATCCATTGATTTTTATGTACATCACCGGTATGGTGCTTCTGTTTATGGGTTTATTGACCGGTTCTTACATCATAATCGCAAAAATCCAGGGAGCGGTTCTGACGGGTGCGACCGCAGTGCTAACAGCGCTGCTTCTGATAACTGGCGGACAGTTGTTCCTGTTCGGAATGTTGTTTGATATGCTGGAATCTAAATAA
- a CDS encoding radical SAM protein, producing the protein MKLKCIIKSAFARFRLSFGKTTPLRVTHFITYRCNLKCRFCILPENLPELATDEIKNKMLMLKKMGTLAWGFSGGEPFLRNDLPELLRYAKNKCGFLTSVVTNGTLTEKISEVDGKHLDFLMLSIEGSKEKNDTIRGRGTFDRVINTLQIIKPKGIKTVSFDCVVLHDNLDEIKFIIDLAEEYGIFCGFQPVFEPSTGKEDNATVTDGKKTAALKENIKYLIRQIEQAKNRRIMTSAHFLRYCLNYGTKNFKRNRCYAGLLYCQMEPSGIIRNCAWYGKDSVDDFKHLDKPADECYCFAKCHGEYSSVFSFNLSSIRNVIQKFIY; encoded by the coding sequence ATGAAACTGAAATGTATAATAAAAAGCGCTTTTGCACGGTTTAGACTATCCTTCGGAAAAACTACGCCTTTAAGAGTCACACATTTCATTACTTACCGCTGCAATCTGAAATGCCGGTTCTGTATATTACCAGAAAATCTGCCGGAACTAGCGACCGATGAAATAAAAAATAAGATGCTAATGCTCAAAAAAATGGGGACACTCGCATGGGGGTTCTCCGGCGGAGAGCCGTTTCTACGAAACGACTTACCAGAACTGCTCCGTTATGCAAAAAACAAATGTGGCTTTTTGACTTCGGTTGTCACTAACGGCACATTGACGGAAAAGATTTCAGAAGTGGATGGCAAGCATCTTGATTTTCTAATGCTAAGCATTGAGGGGTCAAAAGAAAAAAATGACACAATCCGCGGTAGAGGAACATTTGACAGGGTGATAAATACTCTGCAAATAATAAAACCAAAAGGGATAAAAACGGTGTCCTTTGACTGCGTAGTCCTTCACGATAATCTTGACGAAATAAAATTCATAATTGACCTAGCTGAAGAATACGGCATATTCTGCGGATTCCAACCGGTATTTGAACCATCAACCGGAAAAGAGGATAATGCCACTGTAACCGATGGTAAAAAAACTGCTGCACTCAAAGAAAACATAAAATATCTAATACGACAGATAGAACAAGCAAAAAACAGACGCATAATGACTTCTGCACATTTTTTGAGATATTGCCTTAATTACGGCACCAAAAATTTTAAACGAAACAGATGTTACGCTGGACTCCTTTACTGCCAGATGGAACCTTCCGGCATCATAAGAAACTGTGCATGGTACGGCAAAGACAGCGTGGATGACTTCAAACATCTTGACAAACCGGCAGACGAATGCTACTGCTTTGCAAAATGCCACGGCGAATATTCATCAGTTTTTTCTTTCAATCTTTCAAGCATAAGAAATGTCATACAAAAATTCATTTACTAA
- a CDS encoding glycosyltransferase family 39 protein, with product MSYKNSFTKKHSFVLSVSLLALIIRTVYVLLLSQQNLSPDSYDWMAIARSIAAGNGFADTWRPPGYATFLGVVFFLFGESVALVRIINAVLGSLTVVFVYLTGKKIFAESTGRISAVLVCFYPYLIAYTGDLLSETFYTFLIAVSLFVLLNLAEKPDFKNSLITGFLWGITSLTKSTILPFFFFSCFWLVFRTKKIKPAFIAGMMTLLTISPWTFRNYIRYKHFILISPAYQSLAGSNNDTAMILETAGECDQPMTETYVPEEYQKILVLPRMESEKIFKQKAIKWIKDNPKKFRWVLKRRLIHFWRLYPMMAYKWQKIVAMLTSGIYIPLCFIGIILSIKHFKNTSLFIVLFIIYTLVHLPFAIVLRYRVPIDPYIIIFAAYTIHILWIKLRSYISLRV from the coding sequence ATGTCATACAAAAATTCATTTACTAAAAAACACTCTTTTGTTTTATCAGTATCCCTGTTAGCTCTCATTATAAGAACTGTTTATGTTTTACTTCTGTCGCAGCAGAACCTATCTCCGGATTCATATGACTGGATGGCCATCGCACGAAGTATAGCAGCAGGCAATGGATTCGCTGATACTTGGAGACCGCCAGGTTATGCAACATTCCTGGGGGTTGTATTTTTTTTGTTCGGCGAATCGGTCGCTTTAGTCAGAATAATAAATGCAGTACTTGGCAGTTTGACAGTTGTCTTCGTATATCTAACAGGGAAAAAAATTTTCGCCGAGTCAACAGGCAGAATATCTGCAGTGCTTGTCTGCTTTTATCCTTACTTGATAGCATATACCGGTGATTTGCTTTCGGAAACTTTTTATACGTTTTTAATTGCCGTTTCGCTGTTTGTTTTGTTGAATCTTGCAGAGAAACCGGATTTCAAAAATTCGCTTATAACCGGTTTTCTCTGGGGAATAACCTCACTTACAAAATCTACAATACTGCCGTTTTTTTTCTTTTCGTGCTTCTGGCTTGTTTTCAGGACAAAAAAAATAAAACCTGCATTTATTGCAGGAATGATGACTCTACTTACGATTTCACCGTGGACATTCAGAAACTACATCCGTTACAAACATTTCATTCTTATTTCACCTGCATACCAAAGTCTGGCAGGGTCCAACAACGATACTGCAATGATACTGGAAACTGCGGGTGAGTGCGACCAACCAATGACCGAAACATATGTACCGGAGGAATATCAGAAAATACTTGTACTGCCACGAATGGAATCGGAAAAAATATTCAAGCAGAAGGCAATAAAATGGATAAAGGATAATCCAAAAAAATTCAGATGGGTCCTTAAAAGGCGCCTGATTCACTTCTGGCGTTTATATCCTATGATGGCGTATAAATGGCAGAAAATAGTTGCTATGCTAACATCAGGAATTTATATCCCATTGTGTTTTATTGGTATAATTTTATCAATTAAACATTTTAAAAATACATCGCTATTTATTGTATTATTTATTATATATACTCTGGTTCATCTTCCTTTTGCAATTGTTTTAAGATATAGAGTTCCCATTGACCCTTATATTATAATTTTTGCAGCATATACAATTCATATACTATGGATAAAATTAAGATCTTACATCTCATTACGAGTTTAA
- a CDS encoding glycosyltransferase gives MDKIKILHLITSLNIGGTEKFLLAVLKNLQDKYNFTVGYLKERGAITEEIEKLNISVLKFNFFSLVKYLKKNKPQIIHTHLYRANILGRLAGKITGVPTIISSQRSIDGWKKFYHIWIDKWTANFCNLIIANSLASKNILITRENIPTDKTTVVYNGIVFPSTVNRQPSTTFTVAYIGRLHNEKGVYLIPEIAKIVCQQNDRIKFLIYGDGPERQNLELRIKNLQLETRVEFLGWQTNLNEIYSSIDILLLPSEEESFPQSALEAMAYGIPVIASDVGGVSELVDDKKTGFLIKYLTPEAFADAILSISQNNYCYLHYSQNSKIKSDEFRIEKMINAIDKIYSNYGL, from the coding sequence ATGGATAAAATTAAGATCTTACATCTCATTACGAGTTTAAATATCGGTGGAACTGAAAAATTTTTGTTGGCGGTTTTAAAAAACCTTCAAGATAAATACAATTTTACTGTTGGGTATCTGAAAGAACGAGGAGCTATTACAGAAGAAATTGAAAAACTTAATATTTCTGTATTAAAATTCAATTTTTTTTCGCTTGTAAAATATCTAAAAAAAAACAAACCACAAATTATCCATACCCATCTTTATCGTGCTAATATTTTAGGACGACTCGCAGGAAAAATCACCGGTGTACCAACAATAATTTCAAGTCAGCGAAGTATTGATGGCTGGAAAAAGTTTTATCATATCTGGATTGATAAGTGGACAGCAAACTTCTGTAATCTAATAATTGCAAATTCTTTAGCTTCCAAAAATATCCTAATAACACGCGAAAATATTCCTACTGACAAAACCACTGTTGTTTATAACGGTATTGTTTTTCCGTCAACCGTTAACCGTCAACCGTCAACCACTTTTACTGTTGCTTACATCGGCCGCCTTCATAACGAAAAAGGTGTATATCTTATTCCTGAAATTGCAAAAATTGTTTGCCAGCAAAATGACAGAATAAAATTTTTAATTTATGGCGATGGTCCGGAAAGACAGAATTTAGAATTAAGAATTAAGAATTTACAACTGGAAACCAGAGTTGAATTTCTTGGCTGGCAAACAAATTTAAATGAGATTTATAGTTCAATTGATATTCTACTGCTACCGTCGGAAGAAGAATCATTCCCACAATCAGCACTTGAAGCAATGGCTTATGGCATCCCTGTAATTGCTTCAGATGTAGGTGGTGTTTCTGAACTCGTAGACGACAAAAAAACAGGATTTTTAATAAAATACCTCACGCCCGAAGCATTTGCAGATGCGATTCTCTCTATCTCACAGAACAATTATTGCTATCTCCATTATTCTCAAAACTCTAAAATAAAATCCGATGAGTTCAGAATTGAAAAAATGATAAATGCTATTGACAAAATTTACAGTAACTATGGACTATAA
- a CDS encoding glycosyltransferase family 39 protein: MNPIWLILLISTIVRVWGINFAFPLRYGHIDESVVIFYTMRFFTGDFNPNPFFDYPTFYLYLLFFCYFLYFMLGLLLGKFDSIGSFISHYNTNAVPFILIGRLLTVAFSIGTIYLTYLLAKKLFDKKTGLLSALFLSLSWQHILSSHYATTDITAAFFTLLTAFFIWNVYSQGEPKSFIYAGFFCGLSAATKYYGGILFLTIILLGWENKKYILYSFLALILGFFIGCPYSIIDFAGFSERFLDRFNLIVATDKNQLFHGFLNYPDILVDGLGYFLVITSASGLLLLIKNRIKQNVFLLAIIFILVVFFGSWKGLTGRYILALYPFFAIISALVTAKIKNKQILTFILLIFLIVTFPKIIKTDILLTQKDSRVLAREWVIKNIPEQSKILRGPFCPEFPNDNYVTTVDWHDKIKAEKFSELQKKFDFVITSSLHSDPETFTTKLMEYGKKIYEISKVSAGEFHNPTIKIYKITQMTADDTMCHPERSEESRDSSLRSE, from the coding sequence ATGAACCCAATCTGGTTGATACTTTTAATCTCTACGATAGTAAGAGTTTGGGGGATAAATTTTGCGTTTCCACTACGATATGGACATATAGATGAATCTGTTGTTATTTTTTATACAATGCGGTTTTTTACAGGTGATTTTAATCCGAACCCGTTTTTTGATTACCCAACTTTTTATTTATATCTGCTTTTTTTTTGCTATTTTTTATATTTTATGCTCGGATTGCTACTCGGTAAATTTGATTCAATCGGTAGTTTTATATCGCATTATAATACCAACGCTGTGCCTTTTATTTTAATAGGACGGTTGCTTACGGTTGCATTTTCTATTGGTACAATTTATCTTACATATCTACTTGCAAAAAAACTCTTTGATAAAAAAACAGGATTATTGTCGGCATTATTTTTATCTTTGAGTTGGCAACATATTTTAAGTTCGCATTATGCTACAACGGATATTACCGCAGCATTTTTTACTTTGCTTACTGCATTTTTTATTTGGAATGTTTATTCGCAAGGTGAACCAAAATCTTTTATTTATGCGGGGTTTTTCTGCGGGCTTTCCGCCGCTACAAAATACTATGGCGGGATTCTTTTTCTGACAATAATTTTATTAGGATGGGAAAATAAAAAATATATCCTGTATTCATTTCTTGCATTGATACTCGGTTTTTTTATCGGCTGTCCTTATTCAATTATTGATTTTGCAGGTTTTTCAGAAAGGTTTTTGGATAGATTTAATTTGATCGTTGCAACAGACAAAAATCAATTGTTTCACGGCTTTTTAAATTATCCTGATATTTTAGTTGATGGTTTGGGTTATTTTTTAGTAATTACTTCAGCTTCGGGATTATTACTTTTAATAAAAAATAGAATAAAGCAAAATGTTTTTTTACTTGCAATAATTTTTATTCTGGTGGTATTTTTTGGCAGTTGGAAGGGACTTACAGGACGATACATACTTGCACTTTATCCGTTTTTTGCTATAATATCTGCGTTAGTTACTGCAAAAATTAAAAATAAGCAAATACTTACTTTTATTCTGCTAATTTTTTTGATTGTAACATTTCCAAAAATTATAAAAACGGATATTTTGCTAACGCAAAAAGATAGCCGGGTTTTAGCACGAGAATGGGTAATTAAAAATATTCCCGAGCAATCAAAAATCCTGCGGGGACCGTTTTGTCCGGAATTCCCGAACGACAATTATGTTACGACGGTTGACTGGCATGATAAAATAAAAGCAGAAAAATTTTCAGAATTACAAAAAAAATTTGACTTTGTAATTACAAGTTCTTTGCATTCAGATCCAGAGACATTCACGACGAAATTAATGGAATACGGAAAAAAAATTTACGAAATATCAAAAGTTTCGGCGGGAGAATTTCATAACCCTACGATAAAAATCTATAAAATAACACAGATGACCGCGGATGATACAATGTGTCACCCTGAACGCAGTGAAGAGTCTCGAGATTCTTCGCTTCGCTCAGAATGA